One Sphingobacteriales bacterium genomic window carries:
- a CDS encoding RDD family protein → MLIFGTKTIPTTIKTGEFQCPNCQDKRSYTLKRFKKYFHIFFIPLIPTDNLGDSLDCNYCSTSYIPGTILSKGEYSPENPLGNNFTGNYLEMIPTTFGTRLGAYIIDLILIQVITIALASMKLGIFLSLFNFIYFLACDIMFEGSSVGKLILKIKVSELDEDKLPTIMNLFIRNLIKGICGFFPLIYLFALSNKNVQTLHDKAAKTIVIGQA, encoded by the coding sequence ATGCTTATCTTTGGAACAAAAACAATCCCGACTACTATCAAAACTGGCGAATTTCAGTGTCCAAATTGCCAAGACAAAAGAAGTTACACGCTAAAAAGGTTTAAAAAATATTTCCACATTTTTTTTATTCCATTAATTCCAACCGACAATTTAGGTGATAGCTTAGACTGTAATTATTGTTCGACGAGTTATATTCCAGGAACAATTCTTAGTAAGGGTGAATATAGTCCAGAGAATCCATTAGGAAATAATTTCACAGGTAACTATTTGGAAATGATTCCTACCACATTTGGGACAAGATTAGGGGCTTACATAATTGATTTAATTTTGATTCAGGTAATAACAATTGCATTGGCATCAATGAAACTTGGAATCTTTTTATCACTTTTTAATTTTATCTACTTTTTAGCTTGTGATATAATGTTTGAAGGTTCATCGGTTGGAAAATTGATTTTAAAAATCAAAGTCTCAGAATTGGACGAAGACAAGTTGCCAACTATTATGAATCTTTTTATACGAAATTTAATCAAAGGAATTTGTGGCTTTTTCCCACTAATTTATTTATTTGCCTTATCAAATAAAAATGTTCAAACACTACACGACAAGGCTGCTAAAACAATTGTTATAGGGCAAGCATAG
- the clpX gene encoding ATP-dependent Clp protease ATP-binding subunit ClpX: MAKNNYAQVCSFCGKGKEDTIILIAGIEGHICENCVAQAQQIIEEELQINNQKSHKFTTPKMVKPLAIKEFLDLYVVGQDEAKKIIAVAVYNHYKRLQQQNDNTEVEIEKSNIILVGRTGTGKTLLARTIAKFLNVPFTIVDATVFTEAGYVGEDVESILSRLLQVCNYDVKAAERGIIYIDEIDKISRKGDNPSITRDVSGEGVQQALLKLLEGSEVLVPPQGGRKHPEQKMVKINTQNILFICGGAFDGIESLIAKRMKSNNIGYSAVQNTVTVDKNNLLQYVNPQDLRHFGLIPELVGRLPVVTYLQPLDKAALRDILTRPRNALLKQYGKLFDLEGIHLVITDEVVDFIVDKAIEFELGARGLRSICEAILTDAMFELPSQSGIKEFHLTLDYAKEKLSKSKVNILRMAS; this comes from the coding sequence ATGGCAAAAAATAATTATGCTCAAGTTTGCTCTTTTTGCGGAAAAGGGAAAGAAGATACCATCATTTTGATAGCAGGCATAGAAGGGCACATTTGCGAAAATTGTGTAGCACAGGCGCAACAAATCATAGAGGAGGAGTTGCAAATCAACAATCAGAAATCGCACAAATTTACCACCCCAAAAATGGTAAAACCCTTGGCGATTAAGGAGTTTTTGGATTTGTATGTTGTAGGGCAAGATGAAGCCAAAAAAATCATTGCCGTAGCGGTGTATAATCATTACAAAAGACTGCAACAGCAAAACGACAACACAGAGGTAGAAATAGAAAAATCCAATATTATTTTGGTAGGTCGTACCGGAACGGGAAAAACGTTGTTGGCGCGTACCATTGCCAAGTTTTTGAATGTGCCTTTTACGATAGTTGATGCCACCGTATTTACGGAAGCGGGCTATGTGGGCGAAGATGTGGAAAGCATTTTGTCGCGTTTGCTGCAAGTATGCAACTATGACGTAAAAGCAGCCGAGCGCGGTATTATTTACATTGACGAAATAGATAAAATTTCGCGCAAAGGCGACAATCCCTCCATCACGCGCGATGTATCGGGCGAGGGCGTGCAACAGGCATTGCTCAAACTCCTTGAAGGCAGCGAAGTATTGGTGCCACCGCAAGGAGGGCGCAAACACCCCGAACAAAAAATGGTAAAAATCAACACCCAGAATATCTTGTTTATTTGCGGCGGTGCTTTTGATGGTATTGAGTCGCTTATCGCCAAACGTATGAAATCGAATAACATCGGCTACAGTGCCGTGCAAAATACGGTGACGGTGGACAAAAACAATCTGCTGCAATACGTCAATCCGCAAGATTTGCGCCATTTTGGGCTGATACCGGAATTGGTGGGACGCTTGCCAGTGGTGACTTACTTACAGCCGCTCGACAAAGCCGCCCTGCGCGACATACTCACCCGCCCGCGCAATGCACTCCTTAAACAATACGGCAAATTATTTGATTTGGAGGGTATTCATTTGGTGATAACCGATGAAGTGGTAGATTTTATTGTGGACAAAGCCATTGAATTTGAACTGGGTGCACGCGGCTTGCGCTCCATTTGCGAGGCTATCCTCACCGATGCCATGTTTGAATTACCTTCGCAAAGCGGCATCAAAGAATTTCATCTCACTTTGGATTATGCCAAAGAAAAACTATCCAAATCTAAAGTGAATATATTGCGAATGGCTTCGTAA